The following proteins come from a genomic window of Megalobrama amblycephala isolate DHTTF-2021 linkage group LG1, ASM1881202v1, whole genome shotgun sequence:
- the LOC125258586 gene encoding gastrula zinc finger protein XlCGF49.1-like, which translates to MSIFVLDLTAQREASHELNEREEEKEHNDKHDFMTGERSTLAKKTSSRNRVQKTGTKRYFTCQQCGKRFDQHRNLQVHMRIHTGEKPFSCRQCGKSFNQKGNLKVHMRIHTAEKPYTCQQCGKSFIQKVTLITHMRIHTVETPFACVQCGKSFSEKGKLEIHLRIHKGEKPYTCQECGKCFRYKGNLKFQ; encoded by the exons atgtctattttcgtCCTAGATCTAACAGCACAGAGAGAGGCTAGCCATGAACTTAATGAAAGGGAAGAAG AGAAAGAACATAATGATAAACATGATTTCATGACTGGGGAAAGGTCGACGCTGGCTAAAAAGACTTCCTCACGAAACAGAGTTCAAAAGACAGGAACTAAAAGatatttcacctgccaacagtgtggaaagagatttGATCAGCATAGAAACCTtcaagtccacatgagaattcatactggagagaaacctttttCTTGCCggcaatgtggaaagagtttcaatcaaaaaggaaaccttaaagtccacatgagaattcacactgcaGAAAaaccttacacctgccaacagtgtggaaagagtttcattcaAAAAGTAACCCTTATaacccacatgagaattcacactgtaGAGACCCCATTCGCCTGCgtacagtgtggaaagagtttcagtgaaaaaggaaaacttgaaatccatttGAGAATTCACAaaggagaaaagccttacacctgtcaagagtgtggaaagtgcTTCCGTtataaaggaaaccttaaa tttcagtga